From the Lathyrus oleraceus cultivar Zhongwan6 chromosome 4, CAAS_Psat_ZW6_1.0, whole genome shotgun sequence genome, one window contains:
- the LOC127137465 gene encoding U11/U12 small nuclear ribonucleoprotein 31 kDa protein: MSSKKKHKRKHSDIDEDDDVFYYRYCASSSTPNTTTGTTSSNQPQSKPNNKGSSIGGTGEPLAPSKSTLYVSNLDYSLTNSDLHTLFSTFGRIARVTVLKDRHTRLSRGVAFVQFVSRNDAQRAVAEMNKKILNGRTLTASIAADNGRAPEFIRKRVYNTETALCYECGGHGHLSYECPKNQLGPRPRPQPKKPRRGFSGLRDRDGEEEGDDEEEEGGQIAAEQFDDNWASVVDDEAGERLLGRNRNDDEGLDNNKTKKKGKKAGYFSDESDHDDDD; this comes from the coding sequence ATGTCAAGCAAGAAGAAACACAAACGAAAACACAGCGACATCGATGAAGACGACGACGTTTTCTACTACCGCTACTGCGCTTCGTCCTCAACCCCCAACACCACCACCGGCACCACATCCAGTAATCAACCCCAATCAAAACCGAACAACAAAGGATCATCAATAGGAGGAACAGGTGAACCCTTAGCACCATCAAAATCGACGCTATACGTTTCTAATCTAGATTACTCCCTAACAAACTCCGATCTCCATACGCTCTTCTCTACTTTCGGCCGCATCGCGCGTGTAACCGTTCTCAAAGACCGTCACACGCGCCTAAGCCGCGGTGTCGCGTTTGTCCAATTCGTTTCTCGTAATGACGCCCAACGCGCCGTGGCGGAGATGAATAAGAAGATTCTCAATGGAAGGACTCTAACTGCTTCTATTGCTGCTGATAATGGACGTGCTCCGGAGTTTATTCGGAAGCGCGTGTACAATACTGAGACTGCTTTGTGTTATGAGTGTGGGGGGCATGGTCATTTGTCGTATGAGTGTCCTAAGAATCAGTTGGGGCCGAGGCCGCGGCCTCAGCCTAAGAAGCCGCGACGGGGATTTAGTGGGCTGAGGGATAGGGATGGGGAGGAGGAAGGTGATGATGAGGAGGAGGAGGGTGGTCAGATTGCTGCGGAGCAGTTTGACGATAATTGGGCTTCTGTTGTGGATGATGAAGCGGGTGAAAGGTTGCTGGGGAGAAACAGAAATGATGATGAGGGTTTGGACAACAACAAGACgaagaagaaagggaagaaaGCTGGGTATTTCAGTGATGAGAgtgatcatgatgatgatgattga
- the LOC127137466 gene encoding U11/U12 small nuclear ribonucleoprotein 31 kDa protein, which yields MSSKKKHKRKHSDIDEDDDIFYYRYFASSSTPNTTTDTTSNNQPQSKPNNKGSSIGGTGEPLEPSKSKLYVSNLDYSLTNSDLHTLFSTFGRIARVTVLKDRHTRLSRGVAFVQFVSRNDAQRAVAEMNKKILNGRTLTASIAADNGRAPEFIRKRVYNTESALCYECGGHGHLSYECPKNQLGSRPWPQPKKPRRGFSGLRDRDGEEEGDEEEEEGGQIAVEQFDDNWASVVDDEAGERLLGRNRNDDEGLDNNKTKKKGKKAWYFSDESDHDDDD from the coding sequence ATGTCAAGCAAGAAGAAACACAAACGAAAACACAGCGACATCGATGAAGACGACGACATTTTCTACTACCGCTACTTCGCTTCGTCCTCAACCCCCAACACCACCACCGACACCACATCCAATAATCAACCCCAATCAAAACCGAACAACAAAGGATCATCAATAGGAGGAACAGGTGAACCCTTAGAACCATCAAAATCGAAGCTATACGTTTCTAATCTAGATTACTCCCTAACAAACTCCGATCTCCATACGCTCTTCTCTACTTTCGGCCGCATCGCGCGTGTAACCGTTCTCAAAGACCGTCACACGCGCCTAAGCCGCGGTGTCGCGTTTGTCCAATTCGTTTCTCGTAATGATGCCCAACGCGCCGTGGCGGAGATGAATAAGAAGATTCTCAATGGAAGGACTCTAACTGCTTCTATTGCTGCTGATAATGGACGTGCTCCAGAGTTTATTCGGAAGCGCGTGTACAATACTGAGTCTGCTTTGTGTTATGAGTGTGGGGGGCATGGTCATTTGTCGTATGAGTGTCCTAAGAATCAGTTGGGGTCGAGGCCGTGGCCTCAGCCTAAGAAGCCGCGACGGGGATTTAGTGGGCTGAGGGATAGGGATGGGGAGGAGGAAGGTgatgaggaggaggaggagggtGGTCAGATTGCTGTGGAGCAGTTTGACGATAATTGGGCTTCTGTTGTGGATGATGAAGCGGGTGAAAGGTTGTTGGGGAGAAACAGAAATGATGATGAGGGTTTGGACAACAACAAGACgaagaagaaagggaagaaaGCATGGTATTTCAGTGATGAGAgtgatcatgatgatgatgattga